The following proteins are co-located in the Gloeocapsa sp. DLM2.Bin57 genome:
- a CDS encoding DUF433 domain-containing protein, producing the protein MLQDLDRITFDPKIMRGKACIRGMRIPVSLIINLVANGKTTTEIIEDYPYLEPEDIRQSLFYAAWLSEEKIIINSLD; encoded by the coding sequence ATGTTACAAGACTTAGACCGAATTACTTTTGACCCTAAAATTATGAGGGGAAAAGCCTGCATCAGAGGAATGCGGATACCAGTTTCTTTGATTATTAACTTAGTTGCTAATGGTAAAACTACCACAGAGATTATCGAAGATTATCCTTATCTTGAACCTGAAGATATACGACAGTCTTTATTCTATGCAGCTTGGTTAAGTGAAGAAAAAATTATTAT
- a CDS encoding DUF3368 domain-containing protein has product MIVVSDTSPICYLLLIDEIELLPQLYDEVLIPKIIQQELSHIKSPRVVQKWIETPPDWLIIQNVAPCLDRDLEVLDSGERAAIILAEQLDANLVLVDDALGRKIACSRGLRVTGVLGILDEAAKRNLVDFPTAINRLEKTTFRVSAMLIESLLNRYQNQP; this is encoded by the coding sequence ATGATTGTCGTTTCAGATACCTCCCCAATTTGTTATCTGTTACTTATCGACGAAATTGAACTCCTTCCTCAACTTTATGATGAGGTGCTTATCCCCAAAATTATTCAACAAGAATTATCTCATATTAAATCACCGAGGGTTGTCCAAAAATGGATTGAGACTCCTCCAGATTGGTTAATTATTCAAAATGTCGCTCCTTGTTTAGATCGTGATTTAGAGGTTCTTGATTCGGGGGAAAGAGCAGCTATTATTTTAGCAGAACAGCTAGATGCAAATTTAGTGCTCGTTGACGATGCTTTGGGAAGAAAAATTGCTTGCTCTCGCGGTTTGAGGGTAACAGGGGTGCTCGGTATATTAGATGAAGCAGCTAAGCGAAATCTAGTGGATTTTCCCACAGCAATTAACCGCCTTGAGAAGACAACATTTCGAGTTTCAGCAATGTTGATTGAATCTTTATTGAATCGCTATCAAAATCAACCGTAA
- a CDS encoding UPF0175 family protein, whose translation MQIEIALPDEVADSLLAKWGSLERKLMEMIAIEAYREGSISVGKVRELLGMKTSLEVDTFLQAKGIDLAYNEADFEADRQTHEQLRKEGKLNTL comes from the coding sequence ATGCAAATTGAGATTGCTTTGCCAGATGAGGTGGCAGATTCCCTTTTGGCTAAATGGGGTAGTCTAGAACGTAAGCTAATGGAAATGATTGCGATTGAAGCCTATCGGGAAGGCTCAATTAGTGTGGGAAAAGTTCGGGAGTTATTAGGGATGAAAACCAGCTTAGAAGTTGATACTTTTCTCCAAGCTAAAGGAATTGATTTGGCTTATAACGAAGCTGATTTTGAAGCAGATCGACAAACTCATGAACAACTCCGAAAAGAGGGGAAGCTCAATACTCTATGA